A genomic window from Sparus aurata chromosome 14, fSpaAur1.1, whole genome shotgun sequence includes:
- the LOC115595819 gene encoding histone H2B-like produces MPESAKSAPKKGSKKAVTKSAAKGGKKRRTKRKESYAIYVYKVLKQVHPDTGISSKAMGIMNSFVSDIFERIAGEASRLAHYNKRSTISSREIQTAVRLLLPGELAKHAVSEGTKAVTKYTSSK; encoded by the coding sequence ATGCCAGAGTCAGCGAAGTCTGCGCCCAAGAAGGGCTCAAAGAAGGCCGTGACCAAGTCTGCCGCCAAGGGGGGCAAGAAGAGGAGGACCAAGAGGAAGGAGAGCTACGCCATCTACGTCTACAAGGTGCTGAAGCAGGTCCACCCTGACACCGGCATCTCCTCCAAGGCGATGGGCATCATGAACTCCTTCGTGAGCGACATCTTCGAGCGGATCGCCGGTGAAGCTTCCCGCCTGGCTCACTACAACAAGCgctccaccatctcctccagGGAGATCCAGACCGCCGTCCGCCTGCTGCTGCCCGGGGAGCTGGCCAAGCACGCCGTGTCTGAGGGCACCAAGGCGGTGACCAAGTACACCAGCTCCAAGTAA